In the Loxodonta africana isolate mLoxAfr1 chromosome 1, mLoxAfr1.hap2, whole genome shotgun sequence genome, one interval contains:
- the LOC100668513 gene encoding HLA class II histocompatibility antigen, DQ beta 1 chain-like, with product MCEKMALHTPRGLWTAAAMVMLMLSTPMTEGRDSPEDFVVQFKGLCYFTNGTERVRLVVRYIYNREEIVRFDSDVGKFVALTPLGRPTAEYWNSQKDYMEEVRACVDTVCRHNYRIEESFTVQRRVAPEVTISPARTETINHHNLLVCTVTDFYPGQVKVSWFRNDQEETAGVVSTPLIRNGDWTFQILVMLEMTPQSGDVYTCHVEHPSLQSPIVVEWRAQSESAQSKMLSGVGGFVLGLVFLGLGLIIHHRSQKGLRGSPPTGLLH from the exons ATGTGTGAGAAGATGGCTCTGCACACCCCCAGAGGCCTTTGGACAGCAGCTGCGATGGTCATGCTGATGCTGAGCACCCCAATGACTGAGGGCAGAGACTCTCCAG AGGATTTCGTGGTCCAGTTTAAGGGCCTCTGCTACTTCACCAACGGGACGGAGCGGGTGCGGCTTGTGGTCAGATACATCTATAACCGGGAGGAGATCGTGCGCTTCGACAGCGACGTGGGGAAGTTCGTGGCCCTGACGCCGCTGGGGCGGCCGACCGCCGAGTACTGGAACAGCCAGAAGGACTACATGGAGGAAGTGAGGGCCTGTGTGGACACGGTGTGCAGACACAACTACCGGATTGAGGAGAGCTTCACGGTGCAGCGGCGGG TGGCGCCTGAAGTGACCATCTCTCCAGCCAGGACAGAGACCATAAACCACCACAACCTGCTGGTCTGCACAGTGACAGATTTCTATCCAGGCCAAGTCAAAGTCTCGTGGTTTCGGAATGACCAGGAGGAGACGGCTGGCGTTGTGTCCACTCCCCTTATTAGGAATGGTGACTGGACCTTCCAGATCCTTGTGATGCTGGAAATGACTCCCCAGAGTGGAGATGTCTACACCTGCCACGTAGAGCACCCCAGCCTCCAGAGCCCCATTGTGGTGGAGTGGC GGGCACAGTCTGAATCTGCCCAGAGCAAGATGCTGAGTGGTGTCGGAGGCTTTGTGCTGGGGCTGGTCTTCCTCGGGCTGGGCCTTATCATCCATCACAGGAGCCAGAAAG GACTTCGTGGGTCTCCACCAACAG GGCTCCTGCACTGA